One Candidatus Poribacteria bacterium genomic window carries:
- a CDS encoding Gfo/Idh/MocA family oxidoreductase codes for MQKLKLGVIGAGGIVCRMHLPDLAQDNDFEVSVIGGRREHRLKHQCQEFDIPRWTQDYDAIIADDTLDAILVGTPHPLHVSWGIKALEAGKHVLMQKPLCGDMDEANQFVAATEASGKTVMCLPHFNAAIYKIRQLIAENAIGRVSGARMRSSHGGPEIYYAEIRDIFGESGDDLWFFDAKQASVGALFDMGVYAVSGLVAMLGTFKRVTGFVSTFDKPTALEDVATLVLEMQSGGIVTAETSWCDPARTGEASVHGTAGKFTMPGKDGATLSQWTPTSYTREHAPVDVKTIDCSDAAPSGMHTHFAECIREATQPPLSNAYTARHVTEILLAGLKSSEMGKAIELTTEAENCGNCSSSDCC; via the coding sequence ATGCAAAAACTGAAACTTGGTGTTATTGGGGCAGGGGGTATTGTCTGCCGGATGCATTTGCCGGATCTCGCGCAAGACAACGATTTCGAAGTGAGTGTCATCGGTGGCAGACGCGAACACCGCCTCAAACATCAATGTCAAGAATTCGATATACCCCGCTGGACACAGGATTACGACGCGATCATCGCTGATGACACGCTTGATGCGATCCTTGTCGGGACCCCACATCCTTTACACGTCTCATGGGGTATCAAAGCGTTGGAAGCCGGCAAACATGTGCTCATGCAAAAACCGCTCTGTGGGGATATGGATGAAGCGAATCAATTTGTGGCGGCAACTGAAGCGAGTGGCAAAACGGTGATGTGTCTTCCCCATTTCAACGCCGCTATCTATAAGATTCGTCAATTGATCGCGGAGAATGCGATTGGTCGGGTATCGGGTGCGAGGATGCGGAGCAGTCACGGCGGTCCCGAAATCTATTACGCGGAGATTCGTGACATCTTCGGTGAATCCGGTGATGATTTGTGGTTCTTTGATGCGAAACAGGCAAGCGTCGGTGCGCTTTTCGATATGGGGGTTTATGCCGTTTCGGGTCTCGTCGCGATGCTTGGTACCTTCAAGCGGGTGACTGGCTTCGTTTCTACCTTCGACAAACCGACAGCCTTAGAAGATGTGGCGACCCTCGTGCTTGAGATGCAATCGGGTGGAATTGTCACTGCGGAGACGAGTTGGTGTGATCCTGCCCGCACGGGTGAAGCGAGTGTGCACGGCACGGCGGGCAAATTCACGATGCCCGGCAAAGACGGCGCGACGCTCAGCCAGTGGACACCGACCTCTTATACACGCGAACACGCGCCTGTCGATGTGAAAACGATCGACTGTTCCGATGCAGCCCCGAGCGGCATGCACACACATTTTGCGGAGTGTATCCGCGAGGCAACGCAACCACCGCTCTCAAACGCGTACACGGCACGGCATGTCACTGAGATTCTGCTTGCGGGACTCAAATCCTCTGAAATGGGTAAAGCCATAGAATTGACAACAGAAGCAGAAAATTGTGGCAATTGTTCATCGTCGGACTGTTGTTAA
- a CDS encoding DUF1080 domain-containing protein, which produces MSQSGNGINLFNGKNMEGWLARGGAPEHEWDAAGSVALNPDDSKLLLTTAGEGIFYNGATGRTVDIYTGAEYSDCELHVEFIVPQGSNSGVYLMGRYEIQILDSWGETDLRYGSCGGVYCRWIDNQPVDGVPPRVNASNPPGEWQTYNITFRAPKFDADGNKIANATFVKVVWNGQVIHEDVEVVGCTRGALIEDEAATGPLMLQGDHGPVAFRNVVLKSI; this is translated from the coding sequence ATGTCTCAATCTGGAAACGGAATTAACCTTTTCAATGGTAAAAATATGGAGGGCTGGCTTGCGCGCGGTGGTGCCCCAGAACATGAATGGGATGCTGCTGGTAGCGTCGCCCTCAATCCTGACGATAGCAAACTGCTGCTAACGACAGCAGGCGAAGGAATTTTTTATAACGGTGCTACTGGACGCACTGTCGATATCTACACGGGGGCTGAATACAGTGATTGTGAACTCCACGTAGAATTTATAGTGCCACAAGGCTCTAACTCTGGTGTCTACCTCATGGGGAGATACGAGATCCAGATATTAGACAGTTGGGGTGAAACGGACCTTCGCTATGGGAGCTGCGGGGGTGTATATTGCCGTTGGATCGACAATCAACCGGTAGATGGTGTGCCGCCGCGCGTCAACGCCAGTAATCCGCCCGGTGAGTGGCAGACCTATAACATCACCTTCCGTGCCCCAAAATTCGATGCCGACGGTAATAAGATTGCCAATGCGACTTTCGTCAAAGTGGTGTGGAATGGACAGGTAATTCATGAAGATGTTGAAGTGGTGGGTTGTACACGCGGGGCACTGATTGAAGATGAAGCCGCTACGGGTCCGTTAATGTTGCAAGGCGACCATGGACCTGTTGCCTTTCGTAACGTTGTTCTGAAATCCATTTAA
- the trpD gene encoding anthranilate phosphoribosyltransferase: protein MIREAIQKVIAGNALTEAEMMETMNEIMEGKTTDAQIACFLTALRLKGETVEEMTGATRAMRAKSTPVPTLHTPDWQATPKVPRLVDTCSTGGTGLNHFNISTTSAIVTAGAGVPVAKHGNRGVTRQSGSANVLMALGVNIEIGPEHVGRCVDEVGIGFLFAPTLHGAMKYAIGPRREIGIRTIFNAIAPLTNPAGPQAQVIGVYAPELTEAHANALNNLGCQHAFIVRGDDGLDDITTTTTTRVSELRNGTVETYTLDPTTFGIPRAEPEALLGGAPEENAEIVINLLNGEKGPKRDIVVLNAGTAITASGKVDSLDVGIQLASESIDSGAALAKLEGLKAVSNNL, encoded by the coding sequence GTGATTCGTGAAGCGATTCAGAAGGTTATAGCAGGGAACGCTCTAACCGAAGCAGAAATGATGGAGACCATGAACGAGATCATGGAAGGTAAGACGACAGATGCCCAGATTGCTTGTTTTCTTACCGCACTGCGGCTTAAAGGCGAGACAGTAGAGGAAATGACGGGGGCAACGCGTGCCATGCGTGCTAAGTCTACCCCTGTTCCCACACTTCATACACCTGACTGGCAAGCGACACCCAAAGTCCCACGACTTGTCGATACGTGTAGCACAGGAGGGACAGGGTTGAACCATTTCAACATCTCGACAACTTCCGCCATTGTTACCGCCGGAGCAGGCGTCCCGGTCGCAAAGCACGGTAATCGCGGCGTGACGCGGCAGAGCGGGAGTGCGAACGTGCTGATGGCGTTAGGCGTGAACATCGAAATCGGTCCCGAACACGTCGGACGGTGCGTTGATGAGGTCGGCATCGGTTTTCTATTCGCACCAACACTCCACGGCGCCATGAAATACGCCATCGGACCCCGACGAGAAATTGGGATTCGAACGATTTTCAATGCCATAGCTCCACTAACCAATCCAGCAGGACCCCAGGCACAAGTCATCGGTGTCTATGCACCGGAACTGACTGAGGCGCATGCGAATGCCTTGAATAACCTCGGATGCCAGCACGCATTCATCGTGCGTGGGGATGACGGTTTGGACGACATCACAACCACAACAACCACACGCGTTTCTGAACTCCGAAACGGCACTGTTGAAACCTATACCCTCGATCCCACGACATTCGGAATTCCGAGAGCCGAACCTGAAGCACTTCTCGGGGGCGCGCCAGAGGAGAACGCCGAAATCGTAATCAATCTCCTGAACGGTGAAAAGGGACCCAAACGCGATATTGTTGTGCTGAACGCTGGCACAGCGATTACTGCAAGCGGGAAGGTGGATAGTCTTGATGTGGGTATTCAACTTGCCTCAGAATCCATTGATTCGGGTGCAGCACTCGCGAAATTAGAAGGACTGAAAGCCGTCTCAAACAATCTTTAA
- the trpC gene encoding indole-3-glycerol phosphate synthase TrpC: MLDTIIAHKQKELAVEQAQVPFTRLEKEVDHLPPTRDFGAACNAGVPTRYWEGAKLAVKDSGTVKLIAEVKKKSPSKGIIREDFDPVSIAKTYVENGAAAISVLTDKHFFAGELDYLRAIRDTVDVPLLRKDFTIDPYHIYQARVAGADAILLIVAALTAAELRTFMDIAASLSLACLVEVHTQEELAIALDVDAQIIGINNRDLRTFHTDIATTFRLREAIPADKVVVSESGIYSREDVMRLQEAGVQAMLVGESLMRSLDIGEQVRHLLDY, encoded by the coding sequence ATATTAGACACTATCATTGCCCATAAGCAGAAGGAACTCGCAGTCGAACAGGCGCAGGTACCATTTACGAGGTTGGAAAAGGAGGTCGATCACCTTCCACCGACACGGGATTTTGGCGCAGCTTGCAACGCCGGAGTCCCCACCCGTTACTGGGAAGGGGCTAAACTTGCTGTCAAAGACAGTGGAACCGTCAAACTTATCGCCGAGGTGAAGAAAAAATCACCCAGCAAAGGCATCATCCGCGAGGATTTCGATCCGGTATCAATCGCCAAAACCTACGTCGAAAACGGTGCTGCTGCGATTTCTGTGTTAACAGACAAACATTTTTTCGCAGGCGAACTCGACTATCTGCGCGCAATTCGCGACACTGTTGATGTGCCGCTCCTCCGAAAAGATTTCACAATTGACCCGTATCACATCTACCAAGCCCGCGTCGCCGGAGCCGATGCCATTTTACTGATTGTCGCAGCGTTGACAGCAGCAGAGTTGCGGACGTTCATGGATATTGCAGCCTCGTTATCGCTGGCGTGTTTGGTGGAGGTGCACACACAAGAGGAATTGGCTATTGCGTTAGACGTGGATGCCCAGATAATCGGTATCAACAACCGCGATTTACGCACATTTCACACCGACATTGCCACAACGTTCCGTTTACGCGAAGCCATCCCAGCGGATAAGGTCGTGGTGAGTGAAAGTGGTATCTATTCACGTGAAGATGTGATGCGGTTACAAGAAGCCGGTGTGCAGGCAATGCTTGTCGGTGAGTCATTGATGCGGAGCCTCGACATTGGCGAACAGGTCCGGCATCTTTTGGACTATTAA
- a CDS encoding DUF523 domain-containing protein, with protein sequence MKVVISACLLGVRCRYDGGDSRNETAIKQGETYELIPVCPEESGGLPTPRPPAEIVGGDGGDVLDGRAKVMTADGTDVTEAYLKGAHHALRVVQLNKATHVVLKARSPSCGCGDIYDGTFSGTLTPGDGVTTALLKRHGITVTSL encoded by the coding sequence ATGAAAGTCGTGATTAGTGCTTGTCTCCTTGGCGTCCGCTGCCGATACGATGGCGGTGACAGCCGAAATGAAACAGCGATAAAACAAGGGGAGACGTATGAACTTATCCCTGTCTGTCCGGAAGAATCGGGTGGGTTGCCAACGCCGCGTCCGCCTGCAGAGATTGTCGGCGGTGATGGCGGTGATGTCTTGGATGGCAGGGCAAAGGTTATGACTGCTGACGGGACGGACGTAACGGAAGCCTATTTGAAAGGTGCTCACCACGCTTTGCGGGTTGTGCAATTAAACAAAGCGACGCACGTGGTTCTGAAAGCGAGGAGTCCATCCTGTGGTTGTGGCGATATTTACGACGGCACGTTTTCTGGAACCCTCACGCCTGGAGATGGTGTAACCACTGCCCTCCTGAAACGACACGGCATTACCGTCACCTCCCTTTAA
- a CDS encoding biotin--[acetyl-CoA-carboxylase] ligase codes for MTFWMPTQTSLIGCQIEHYSQVTSTNDIALARGKTGAAEGTLIIAEHQTAGRGRYGRHWEAPSGKGLLVSVVLKHRLLRDQVTLPNLIGAMAIAAVIRTTYRLDARIKVPNDVRIEQKKVAGVLTELAYDAEDHPFFVLGFGVNVNNALEDFPPELRGTATSVRMAHPFSENRNFEICRASLLCDILCHLEKHYLQLKAGKTDLIMNEFEVLREDESRD; via the coding sequence ATGACTTTTTGGATGCCGACTCAGACTTCGCTTATCGGTTGCCAGATTGAGCATTATTCACAGGTCACTTCTACCAACGACATCGCTCTTGCTCGGGGCAAGACCGGTGCCGCAGAAGGCACGCTCATCATTGCAGAACACCAAACCGCTGGTCGCGGCAGATACGGTAGGCACTGGGAAGCACCATCGGGAAAGGGTCTCCTCGTGTCCGTCGTCCTTAAACATCGGCTTCTTCGCGATCAGGTTACACTCCCGAATCTCATCGGTGCGATGGCAATAGCAGCGGTAATTCGCACAACATATAGGCTTGACGCTCGGATTAAGGTACCCAACGATGTGCGAATCGAACAGAAGAAGGTCGCGGGTGTCCTCACAGAACTCGCATACGACGCGGAAGATCACCCTTTTTTTGTTTTGGGTTTCGGTGTGAATGTCAATAACGCTTTGGAGGATTTTCCGCCTGAATTGCGTGGAACGGCAACCTCGGTGCGTATGGCGCATCCGTTCTCGGAAAATCGAAACTTTGAAATCTGTCGTGCCTCGCTATTATGCGATATTCTCTGCCACTTGGAAAAGCACTACCTGCAGCTGAAAGCAGGTAAGACGGATTTAATTATGAACGAGTTTGAGGTCTTACGAGAAGATGAAAGTCGTGATTAG
- a CDS encoding site-specific DNA-methyltransferase, whose protein sequence is MEYHKRDGIFLYRGDVLKWYDKWESPIVIVSDGPYGIGSYPGDPPTPEELAESYEPHIIKWSECATPTTTLWFWNTELGWANVHPLLVQHGWEYRSCHVWNKGIAHIAGNSNGKTLRKFPVTTEVCVQYIKKALFYVNGTKMDMQRWLRYEWERTGLPFSKTNEVCGVKNAATRKYFTKDHLWYYPPPEAFEKIAEYANRHGNESGKPYFSVNSIVPITGKEWANMRAKFYFENGITNVWQEPAVRGTERLKKRSKSLHNNQKPLKLMNLCIRSSSDVADVVWEPFGGLCSAAIASHQLKRKCYAAEIHPDYFKIAVERLLNYDIQQEFVCYDDFSRA, encoded by the coding sequence GTGGAATATCATAAGAGAGATGGGATCTTTTTATACAGAGGGGATGTCCTCAAGTGGTATGATAAATGGGAGTCTCCAATCGTTATTGTCTCGGATGGTCCGTATGGTATCGGGAGTTATCCGGGTGACCCACCCACGCCAGAGGAATTAGCCGAATCTTATGAACCTCATATAATTAAGTGGTCGGAATGCGCAACTCCTACGACAACGCTTTGGTTTTGGAACACAGAGCTTGGGTGGGCAAACGTGCATCCCCTGTTAGTCCAGCATGGTTGGGAATACCGAAGTTGTCACGTCTGGAATAAAGGAATAGCACACATCGCCGGTAATTCAAATGGCAAAACCCTTAGAAAATTTCCTGTAACAACGGAAGTATGTGTTCAGTATATAAAAAAAGCGTTGTTCTACGTCAACGGTACAAAAATGGATATGCAAAGGTGGCTTCGGTATGAATGGGAACGGACAGGGCTTCCATTTTCCAAAACCAATGAGGTCTGCGGTGTGAAAAATGCTGCCACGAGGAAGTATTTCACGAAAGACCACCTCTGGTACTACCCTCCACCTGAAGCGTTTGAAAAGATTGCTGAGTACGCAAACAGACACGGAAATGAGAGTGGAAAACCTTATTTCTCTGTGAATAGTATAGTCCCCATTACAGGCAAAGAATGGGCAAACATGAGAGCCAAGTTTTACTTTGAGAATGGCATCACAAACGTCTGGCAGGAACCTGCTGTTCGCGGAACGGAGCGATTAAAAAAGCGGTCCAAGAGTTTACATAACAACCAAAAACCGCTGAAACTTATGAATTTATGTATCCGATCGAGTAGTGACGTAGCGGATGTCGTATGGGAACCCTTCGGAGGTCTCTGTTCGGCGGCGATCGCTTCCCATCAACTGAAACGAAAGTGTTACGCAGCCGAAATCCATCCCGACTATTTTAAAATCGCCGTTGAGAGACTCTTAAATTACGACATCCAACAGGAGTTTGTATGCTATGACGATTTCAGTCGAGCCTAA
- a CDS encoding tetratricopeptide repeat protein → MKKTILNPLSIALIISIGFNTSFLQVSSAVEKWESDMRKDFAKVLQEKRKPAEKHRELILKWQKQGRLSELLTLYTARENDRQAQQPATPIIKAAFYYGLGYIHALQAPKTGEVSDTAINYLQYAVEIDPNLFWARFNLGGIYQGQGKDELALAEFEVCIRLNSNYYPVHYRMGEIHLKQQNYIEALQAFDAARKVNRKWEYPQYGIGLVYFAQGEIDRARETFENLTQKNKRFAPAYFKLGQVLATEGFFDEALKEYAKGSQHQDYSAEVLYELAVIFDEKGNTDGAIRLYQRTIEIEPRHANALFALGEHFYTNGDTTAAGQYYQHALSLTPSLKDIFYEPLESYFAGLMTADEAMPILEKAMLVLPDDPRSHFYTGMVEADAGNIQAAIESYEKTIEIIEVDPSLMQMELLLGDFNDVYLKLGELYHQQGDVETSVAYFKRALALNPELANKFIEQGQRAFDERSYQEAIESLNTHLLLFPEDVSATYLLGQSYEANGDTDNALSLYQRTLVLDSQRTDVLFKMVHIYRNRESHQQAIDTLEKIIEIAPDTIEAHSLMALSYLTLEQSDAALTAFLATVRLNPDDVSAYYHAAVLFEQKGDIDNAITHYEKTIGLDTASIESPFFEVTEVTPFFQLGAIYRERNDEANIIRVYPPALEIEPNHPELHHLLAVIFEKRDERERAIRYYGLANQYNPEKFDWHYSYARLLDQHAETLGDDYHKHAEMAVKEYTATIALNSDYVDAYFYRGMLTLRYRRIGKILYRYSQILEDFKQVIEFQPKNREANYQLGVLYLEIDRHRRAQEVFENMLSHAPEYRGIHAHLGQIAEWEQAWKAAIQHYEAEAALIQEPVEADDEIAIKTYQRLGDLYYAHALDYNAAKETLEKALALDDTHVPTLLNYANTLFSMDLLGAATEQFERVIQLEPSNLTANYNLALMYEYREKREEARMQWQRFLELNPPEQWRIEADRHLNQ, encoded by the coding sequence ATGAAAAAAACTATACTAAACCCACTATCTATCGCGCTCATCATAAGCATCGGATTCAATACGTCTTTCTTACAGGTTTCTTCGGCAGTGGAAAAATGGGAATCGGACATGAGAAAAGACTTCGCAAAGGTCTTGCAAGAAAAGAGAAAACCCGCGGAGAAACATCGTGAACTCATCCTCAAATGGCAAAAACAGGGACGACTTTCTGAACTCCTCACGCTTTATACCGCAAGGGAAAACGATCGCCAAGCTCAACAACCCGCCACGCCCATAATTAAGGCGGCGTTCTATTACGGCTTGGGTTATATACATGCCCTTCAAGCACCGAAAACCGGTGAAGTGTCGGATACTGCCATTAACTACTTACAATACGCCGTTGAGATCGATCCAAATCTATTTTGGGCGCGCTTCAACCTCGGTGGTATCTATCAAGGACAAGGTAAAGACGAATTGGCACTCGCTGAATTTGAGGTGTGCATCCGTTTAAACTCTAACTACTATCCGGTTCACTATCGGATGGGTGAAATCCACTTAAAGCAGCAGAATTACATAGAAGCCCTCCAAGCCTTTGACGCTGCACGGAAGGTAAACAGAAAGTGGGAATATCCACAATACGGTATCGGTCTGGTTTATTTCGCGCAGGGTGAGATAGACCGCGCCCGCGAGACCTTTGAAAATCTTACTCAGAAAAATAAGAGGTTCGCGCCTGCCTACTTCAAACTCGGACAAGTGCTTGCGACTGAGGGATTCTTTGATGAAGCGTTAAAAGAATATGCGAAAGGATCGCAACATCAGGACTACTCCGCAGAGGTCCTTTACGAACTGGCGGTTATCTTCGATGAAAAAGGCAATACGGACGGTGCAATTCGGCTATATCAACGCACAATTGAGATTGAGCCGAGGCACGCGAACGCACTTTTCGCGCTTGGAGAACACTTCTATACGAACGGTGATACCACGGCAGCGGGGCAATACTACCAACACGCATTATCCCTCACACCGAGTCTTAAGGATATCTTTTATGAACCGCTTGAATCTTACTTCGCAGGGTTGATGACCGCAGATGAAGCGATGCCGATCCTTGAGAAAGCGATGTTAGTTCTTCCTGACGATCCACGCTCCCATTTTTATACAGGTATGGTTGAAGCCGATGCTGGCAACATCCAGGCAGCCATCGAATCTTACGAAAAGACTATTGAGATTATAGAAGTCGATCCCAGTCTTATGCAAATGGAACTCCTCTTAGGCGATTTCAACGATGTTTACTTGAAACTCGGTGAACTTTATCACCAACAGGGGGATGTAGAGACTTCTGTTGCGTATTTTAAACGTGCATTGGCGTTAAATCCAGAATTAGCGAATAAATTTATTGAACAAGGACAACGCGCTTTCGATGAGAGGAGTTATCAAGAGGCTATTGAATCTTTGAATACACACCTCCTGTTGTTTCCGGAAGACGTTAGTGCTACCTACCTACTGGGACAGAGTTATGAGGCGAATGGCGATACAGACAACGCACTCAGCCTTTACCAACGCACTTTGGTGTTAGATTCACAGCGAACAGATGTGCTTTTCAAGATGGTTCACATCTATCGAAACCGAGAATCACACCAACAGGCAATCGACACTTTAGAGAAGATTATCGAGATTGCGCCCGATACGATCGAGGCACACTCTCTAATGGCACTGTCCTACCTGACCCTGGAACAGTCGGATGCTGCGCTGACGGCGTTTCTTGCAACTGTCCGGCTCAATCCGGATGATGTCTCGGCATATTATCACGCGGCAGTCTTGTTTGAACAAAAAGGCGACATAGACAACGCCATCACACATTATGAGAAAACGATTGGACTTGATACGGCATCGATTGAAAGCCCTTTTTTTGAAGTAACAGAAGTTACACCCTTTTTCCAACTCGGTGCAATCTATCGCGAGCGCAATGATGAAGCGAATATCATTCGGGTCTATCCACCGGCGTTAGAAATTGAACCGAATCACCCGGAACTTCATCACCTTCTTGCAGTCATCTTCGAGAAGCGCGACGAACGTGAGCGTGCGATTCGGTACTATGGACTGGCGAATCAATACAATCCTGAGAAGTTTGACTGGCACTATAGCTACGCCCGTCTGCTCGACCAACACGCCGAAACCCTCGGAGATGACTATCATAAACATGCTGAAATGGCTGTCAAAGAGTATACCGCAACCATCGCTCTGAATTCAGATTATGTAGATGCGTATTTCTACCGCGGGATGCTCACGCTCCGCTACAGACGTATTGGGAAAATACTGTATCGCTATAGCCAAATTTTAGAGGATTTCAAGCAGGTAATTGAATTCCAACCCAAAAACCGTGAGGCGAACTACCAACTCGGGGTCCTTTATCTCGAAATTGATCGGCACCGTCGCGCGCAAGAGGTTTTTGAAAATATGCTCTCTCACGCTCCGGAATACAGAGGTATCCACGCGCATCTCGGTCAGATTGCGGAATGGGAGCAGGCGTGGAAAGCGGCGATTCAACATTATGAGGCGGAGGCTGCACTTATTCAAGAACCTGTCGAAGCAGACGACGAGATTGCCATCAAAACGTATCAACGCCTTGGCGATCTTTACTATGCCCACGCTTTGGATTACAACGCTGCGAAAGAGACGCTGGAAAAGGCACTCGCTTTGGACGACACACATGTGCCGACGCTTCTCAACTATGCCAATACCCTTTTCAGTATGGACCTACTCGGGGCAGCAACAGAGCAATTTGAACGGGTGATACAACTGGAACCGAGTAACTTGACTGCGAATTACAACCTCGCGTTAATGTATGAATATAGGGAGAAGCGCGAAGAGGCGAGAATGCAATGGCAACGCTTCCTTGAACTCAATCCACCCGAACAGTGGCGGATTGAAGCGGATCGACACCTGAACCAGTAG
- the rbsK gene encoding ribokinase translates to MVNQATPPASPKVTVVGSLNVDLVCRATRRPDKGETLIGDAFDIFTGGKGFNQATAAARLGAEVTLIGSVGADLFGDMLLAATENERINNRFVTKRGEVGTGVATIVIEPDGDNSIIVVPRANMALTRADIDAAADEIANANVLLLQLETPVAASEHAAAIAKAHGTPVILNPAPAQPLPDSLLASVDILTPNESETELLSGVKVDNHEDARRAAEVLRGRMVDAPSTAVVLTLGAQGALMLTATESAHVSALPVDAVDTTGAGDAFCGALATTLASGETLRAAVAFANAAGAAAVTVVGATPSMPTRAKIERLLES, encoded by the coding sequence GTGGTAAACCAAGCAACACCGCCCGCAAGCCCAAAAGTTACGGTTGTTGGCAGTCTGAACGTCGATCTGGTATGCCGAGCAACGCGGCGACCCGACAAGGGCGAAACGCTTATCGGCGATGCTTTCGATATTTTCACAGGTGGAAAAGGATTTAATCAGGCAACTGCTGCGGCACGGTTAGGTGCTGAGGTCACACTGATCGGAAGTGTGGGTGCCGATCTCTTCGGAGATATGTTACTCGCAGCAACGGAGAACGAACGTATTAATAACAGGTTTGTCACAAAACGCGGAGAGGTCGGGACGGGTGTGGCAACGATTGTCATTGAACCCGATGGCGACAACAGCATCATCGTGGTGCCGCGCGCGAATATGGCACTCACCAGAGCAGATATAGACGCTGCTGCCGACGAGATCGCAAACGCCAACGTCTTACTGCTACAATTAGAAACACCCGTGGCAGCATCGGAGCACGCTGCAGCTATCGCTAAGGCACACGGGACGCCTGTGATATTAAATCCTGCACCTGCGCAACCGTTGCCGGATAGCCTGTTAGCGTCCGTTGATATTCTCACCCCAAACGAATCCGAAACGGAGTTGTTGTCGGGGGTAAAAGTTGACAATCACGAAGACGCGCGCCGCGCAGCAGAAGTATTACGCGGGCGCATGGTGGATGCTCCAAGCACGGCTGTTGTCTTAACACTTGGTGCGCAAGGTGCCTTGATGTTAACAGCCACCGAATCTGCACATGTTTCGGCATTGCCTGTCGATGCTGTGGATACAACGGGTGCAGGGGATGCATTCTGTGGTGCACTCGCGACCACACTGGCAAGCGGCGAGACTTTACGGGCAGCTGTTGCGTTTGCGAATGCCGCTGGGGCAGCGGCAGTGACTGTGGTTGGTGCGACGCCTTCTATGCCGACACGGGCGAAAATTGAGCGTCTATTGGAATCTTGA
- a CDS encoding ABC transporter ATP-binding protein — protein MWRASPKETAAFSLFNLLSAAVTPLQIWLSKYIIDGVAAALQLTEGTSTTHLRLIAFLIGLQICLWLASNAITSITNMLVYPLNLKVIHYTEELIFQKLSRLDLAFFESPNFFNLMTHAREESTRRIPNFINNVSSLLSNLLMLITVLIMVANLHILAMLSIIVLSIPHLVATSYFGKRWFRLLFKQTRERRLANYIGQRCLISMMPIVSPAPNKATSKPLPH, from the coding sequence ATGTGGCGGGCTAGTCCGAAGGAAACGGCTGCATTTTCCCTATTCAATTTGCTTTCGGCTGCAGTCACTCCCTTACAGATATGGCTCTCAAAGTACATCATTGATGGAGTGGCTGCGGCACTACAACTGACTGAAGGCACCTCAACGACGCACCTCCGGCTGATTGCTTTTCTCATCGGATTGCAAATATGCTTATGGTTGGCAAGTAACGCTATTACCAGTATTACAAATATGCTGGTCTACCCTCTAAACTTAAAAGTTATCCATTATACCGAAGAGCTCATTTTTCAGAAGCTCTCTCGGTTAGATTTGGCTTTTTTTGAATCCCCGAACTTTTTCAATCTGATGACGCATGCGCGAGAAGAATCCACTCGACGTATTCCAAACTTCATTAACAATGTCTCAAGTCTACTGTCAAACCTCTTGATGCTCATAACCGTGTTAATTATGGTCGCAAATCTGCATATTCTGGCAATGCTGAGCATCATTGTTCTATCAATTCCCCACCTCGTTGCCACCAGTTATTTCGGCAAACGCTGGTTCCGTTTGTTGTTCAAGCAAACCCGGGAACGACGATTAGCAAACTATATCGGACAGCGTTGTTTAATTTCGATGATGCCGATTGTATCCCCAGCACCCAACAAGGCGACCTCGAAGCCTTTACCGCATTAA